From Pseudodesulfovibrio sp. S3, one genomic window encodes:
- a CDS encoding chemotaxis protein, giving the protein MSETNILLESGTNELEIVEFYLDETRASGNYRGYYGINVAKVLEIIQMPNLTEMPEAAHESVMGAFNLRNEIIPLIDLAGWLHKKRSENDAPKVIVTEFNRTKSAFLVSGVTRIHRINWHEVEAPTNYVSSLTVNSITGVVKFTSRIIFILDMEKICMELNPEGEPVLEPVESVKQEITQKDIRVVLVDDSNMARKMIANIMTSTGFKVHTEENGELAWKYLLKLKAKAEAENKPLENFVNLVVSDIEMPAMDGHTLTRHIKEDALLKTLPVILCSSIITKTLHHKGIAVGADEQISKAELGELASKALKLLSASRT; this is encoded by the coding sequence ATGAGCGAAACCAATATCCTGCTTGAATCCGGCACCAACGAACTCGAAATTGTCGAGTTTTATCTGGACGAGACGCGCGCCTCCGGGAATTACCGTGGCTATTACGGCATCAACGTGGCCAAGGTGCTGGAAATCATTCAAATGCCCAACCTGACGGAAATGCCCGAAGCCGCACATGAATCGGTAATGGGTGCCTTCAACCTGCGCAACGAGATCATTCCGCTCATCGACCTGGCAGGCTGGCTGCATAAAAAACGTTCCGAAAACGATGCACCCAAGGTCATCGTCACCGAATTCAACCGCACCAAAAGCGCTTTTCTTGTCTCGGGCGTGACCCGAATCCACCGCATCAACTGGCATGAAGTCGAAGCACCTACCAATTATGTCTCCTCACTGACGGTCAATTCCATCACGGGAGTAGTAAAATTCACTTCCCGCATCATCTTCATCCTGGACATGGAAAAGATCTGCATGGAACTCAACCCCGAGGGGGAGCCTGTTCTCGAACCCGTAGAATCGGTCAAACAGGAAATCACCCAAAAGGATATCAGGGTGGTCCTGGTCGACGACTCCAACATGGCTCGCAAGATGATCGCCAACATCATGACCTCAACCGGCTTCAAGGTCCACACCGAGGAAAACGGGGAGCTGGCCTGGAAATACCTGCTCAAACTCAAGGCCAAGGCCGAAGCCGAAAACAAACCACTCGAAAATTTCGTCAACCTTGTCGTATCAGACATCGAAATGCCAGCCATGGACGGGCATACCCTCACCCGCCACATCAAAGAGGATGCCCTGCTGAAAACGCTCCCGGTAATCCTGTGCTCTTCCATCATAACCAAGACCCTGCATCACAAGGGCATTGCCGTGGGGGCCGACGAACAGATCTCAAAGGCTGAACTCGGAGAACTCGCATCCAAGGCTCTGAAATTACTTAGCGCGTCCAGAACTTGA
- a CDS encoding HAMP domain-containing sensor histidine kinase has product MSPVRHLNIATKLTIWACALIILFFATSAYLFRQVRHDAEISSRLVTENHDLDSAIQRMLERLYSVQDNIRRYRLLGGDEAAVGFIVEDLSRFGEILNETLKKHPQYTAEWQELTSEYEITLGPGETLGDNLTPNVTVRDWTDILEQSLLDNVTDMQARLTRLHEAGQQAADIGLYGLIACLILGVGGSLLLAYTLNRSLAEVRTGIRELGTGATPRDVRILSNDELGELALAFNAMAARLRREERMRADFIAMLSHEIRTPLTSVREAVDLIETGAFGEVNEKQRQFLRIAEKESARLSDLLTRLLSVSRMESEELVLRPESMDGKRLIESTLERLLPAARAKSVTLESQADDALTLTADTGHIRQVLMNLVGNGIKFSPEGGHVSVTGTGRRNDILFCVRDNGPGIPPEEQDRVFHKYYREPGVRDSIDGAGLGLAISKRIILAHGGRIWVESEPGQGSNFFFSLPSTPAKDIA; this is encoded by the coding sequence ATGTCCCCGGTCCGCCACCTGAATATCGCCACCAAGCTCACCATATGGGCCTGCGCCCTGATCATTCTGTTCTTTGCCACCTCAGCCTATCTTTTCCGGCAGGTCAGGCATGACGCCGAGATCTCAAGCCGTCTGGTCACGGAAAACCACGACCTCGATTCCGCCATCCAGCGCATGCTGGAACGGCTCTACAGCGTCCAGGACAACATCCGGCGCTACCGACTTCTGGGAGGAGACGAAGCCGCCGTCGGATTCATCGTGGAAGACCTCTCCCGGTTCGGCGAAATCCTCAACGAGACTCTGAAAAAGCATCCCCAATACACGGCTGAATGGCAGGAACTGACTTCGGAATACGAAATAACCCTGGGCCCGGGCGAGACGTTGGGCGACAACCTGACCCCAAACGTGACTGTCCGGGACTGGACCGACATCCTGGAACAATCCCTGCTCGACAACGTGACCGACATGCAGGCCCGGCTGACCAGGCTTCATGAAGCAGGGCAACAGGCGGCGGATATCGGCCTGTACGGACTCATTGCCTGCCTGATTCTGGGCGTGGGAGGAAGCCTGCTCCTTGCCTACACCCTGAACCGCTCCCTGGCCGAAGTACGCACGGGCATCCGGGAACTGGGCACGGGTGCCACCCCCCGCGACGTACGCATCCTTTCCAACGACGAACTGGGCGAACTCGCCCTGGCCTTCAACGCCATGGCCGCCCGTCTGCGCCGGGAGGAACGTATGCGCGCCGACTTCATCGCCATGCTCTCCCACGAGATCAGGACGCCGCTGACCTCGGTCCGGGAGGCCGTGGACTTGATCGAGACCGGCGCCTTCGGCGAGGTCAACGAAAAGCAGCGGCAGTTCCTCAGGATTGCGGAAAAGGAATCGGCTCGACTGTCCGACCTGCTGACGCGGCTGCTCTCGGTCTCCCGCATGGAGTCCGAGGAGCTGGTGCTCCGGCCCGAAAGCATGGACGGGAAACGGCTCATCGAATCCACATTGGAACGGCTGCTGCCTGCGGCCAGGGCCAAATCCGTCACCCTTGAATCCCAGGCCGACGACGCCCTGACCCTGACGGCGGACACCGGGCACATCCGTCAGGTGCTCATGAACCTGGTCGGCAACGGCATCAAGTTTTCCCCGGAAGGAGGCCATGTCAGCGTCACCGGAACCGGACGCCGCAACGACATCCTGTTCTGTGTGCGGGACAACGGTCCCGGCATTCCCCCCGAGGAACAGGACCGGGTCTTCCATAAATACTACCGCGAACCAGGGGTACGTGACTCCATTGACGGCGCAGGACTCGGACTGGCCATTTCCAAGCGCATCATCTTGGCCCACGGCGGCCGCATCTGGGTAGAAAGCGAACCAGGGCAAGGCTCGAACTTCTTTTTTTCCCTGCCCTCCACTCCCGCAAAGGACATCGCATGA
- a CDS encoding zinc ribbon domain-containing protein, producing MPIYEYQCQSCHSLFEEWQSGFEEQDMECPECGGESKRLISHSSFHLKGSGWYADGYGGKNAGVKPGEAQKPVEGSGGDSTPESKSEAAPVSKCPVSADKSSAGSAS from the coding sequence ATGCCGATTTACGAGTATCAGTGTCAGTCCTGCCATTCCCTGTTCGAGGAGTGGCAGTCCGGGTTTGAAGAACAGGATATGGAATGTCCCGAGTGCGGCGGTGAGTCCAAGAGGCTCATCTCGCATTCGTCTTTTCATCTGAAGGGATCCGGCTGGTATGCCGACGGGTATGGCGGAAAGAATGCCGGGGTTAAGCCTGGCGAAGCGCAGAAGCCTGTTGAAGGGAGTGGTGGCGACAGTACACCCGAATCCAAATCCGAAGCCGCTCCGGTTTCCAAATGTCCAGTTTCTGCGGACAAATCGAGCGCAGGCTCCGCATCCTAG
- the pyrE gene encoding orotate phosphoribosyltransferase: MTEFKSRLAKLLLRLSYKEGDFTLTSGKKSDYYFDCKQTALHAEGGYLIGRLFFEMLKAYDVDGVGGMTLGADPLISGVTVVSYLEGRPLPGFIIRKKSKGHGTDQYLEGLANFSKGDKVVLLEDVCTTGGTLITAAERVRDAGLEIVGVLAVLDREEGGREKLKSAGLELNSIFTRQELLAAGR; this comes from the coding sequence ATGACCGAGTTCAAGTCCAGGCTGGCAAAGCTGTTGCTCAGGCTTTCTTACAAGGAAGGCGACTTCACGCTGACTTCCGGCAAGAAGAGCGACTACTATTTCGATTGCAAACAGACAGCCCTGCACGCCGAGGGCGGCTATCTCATCGGGCGTCTTTTTTTCGAAATGCTCAAGGCCTATGATGTGGACGGCGTGGGCGGCATGACATTGGGCGCGGACCCACTGATCTCCGGGGTGACCGTGGTCTCCTATTTGGAAGGACGGCCGTTGCCGGGATTCATCATCCGCAAGAAATCCAAGGGGCATGGCACCGATCAATATCTTGAAGGATTGGCCAATTTCAGCAAGGGTGACAAGGTCGTCCTGCTGGAAGATGTGTGCACCACGGGGGGGACCTTGATCACGGCCGCTGAACGCGTGCGGGATGCGGGCCTTGAGATCGTCGGTGTGTTGGCCGTTCTGGATCGTGAAGAGGGCGGCAGGGAAAAACTCAAGTCGGCGGGACTGGAATTGAATTCCATCTTTACCCGTCAGGAGTTGCTGGCTGCGGGAAGGTAG
- a CDS encoding acylphosphatase — protein sequence MQSYKCTVHGKVTGGNFQLWVLNAAQRLNLNGWVRNIAEGKAEILLQGDDDNYAAFLERLKTEAPIVDKGEIAGFPIEYDKVYDKFEIRG from the coding sequence ATGCAGAGCTACAAGTGTACTGTTCACGGCAAGGTCACCGGCGGCAACTTTCAGCTTTGGGTTCTGAACGCCGCGCAAAGGCTCAATTTGAACGGATGGGTCCGCAACATCGCCGAAGGCAAGGCCGAAATCCTGCTTCAGGGCGACGACGACAACTACGCCGCTTTCCTGGAACGCCTCAAGACTGAAGCGCCCATTGTGGACAAGGGTGAAATCGCAGGCTTCCCCATTGAATATGACAAGGTTTACGACAAGTTTGAAATACGAGGCTGA
- the purB gene encoding adenylosuccinate lyase — protein MLERYSRPEMRELWTLENKFRVWLEVELAVTKAWTEMGVVPQEACDEIHAKADFEIDRILEIEETTKHDVIAFLSAVEEKVGPNSRYIHLGCTSSDIVDTANGVLLTRAADILAAGIDRILGVLKDLAYKHKGLICMGRTHGIHAEPTTYGLKFAGFYAEFMRHKERFEAARKSIRVGKLSGAVGTFAHLSPELEERTCAILGLEADPHSTQIVQRDRYAQFFTTLAMLAGGIERLGLELRHLQRTEVSEVEEGFSKGQKGSSAMPHKKNPISAENLCGLARLIRSNSVAAMENQALWHERDISHSSVERIIMPDTTALVDYMLNRMSGVLELLVVKEDVIERNLMSSFGLFYSQRVLNKLIGTGLKRQEAYEMVQKVAMRCWAGRIQFEDEVRNDAEVNKHLVSNDLDEAFDPSYYKRYEDVVFSRVFGGK, from the coding sequence ATGCTTGAACGGTATTCCCGTCCGGAGATGAGAGAGTTGTGGACCCTGGAAAACAAATTTCGGGTCTGGCTTGAGGTGGAGCTGGCCGTGACCAAGGCCTGGACTGAAATGGGCGTAGTCCCCCAGGAAGCCTGTGACGAAATCCATGCCAAGGCAGACTTCGAGATCGATCGTATTCTGGAGATCGAGGAAACCACCAAGCATGACGTTATCGCCTTTTTGTCCGCAGTGGAGGAAAAGGTCGGTCCCAATTCTCGCTATATCCATCTGGGATGTACGTCCTCGGATATCGTGGACACGGCCAACGGCGTGCTCCTGACCCGCGCCGCCGACATCCTGGCTGCAGGCATCGATCGCATTCTCGGAGTGCTCAAGGACCTGGCTTATAAGCACAAGGGGCTTATCTGCATGGGCCGCACGCACGGCATCCATGCCGAGCCGACCACCTACGGCCTCAAGTTTGCCGGGTTCTATGCCGAGTTTATGCGCCACAAGGAGCGGTTCGAAGCGGCCCGAAAGAGCATCCGTGTGGGCAAGCTCTCCGGTGCAGTGGGCACTTTCGCCCATCTCAGCCCTGAACTGGAAGAACGCACCTGCGCCATTCTGGGGCTTGAGGCCGATCCCCACTCCACCCAGATCGTACAGCGCGATCGCTATGCGCAGTTTTTCACCACCCTGGCCATGCTGGCCGGAGGCATCGAGCGCCTCGGGCTGGAACTTAGGCATTTGCAGCGCACAGAGGTTTCTGAGGTGGAGGAAGGCTTCTCCAAGGGCCAGAAAGGGTCGTCGGCCATGCCGCACAAGAAGAACCCCATTTCTGCGGAGAATCTCTGCGGTCTGGCCAGGCTCATCCGGTCGAACTCCGTGGCGGCCATGGAAAATCAGGCCCTGTGGCATGAGCGTGATATTTCCCACTCCTCTGTGGAGCGGATCATCATGCCGGATACCACGGCTCTGGTGGACTACATGCTGAATCGCATGTCCGGCGTGCTGGAACTGCTGGTGGTCAAGGAGGATGTCATCGAACGCAACCTCATGAGTTCCTTCGGTCTTTTCTACTCGCAGAGGGTGCTGAACAAGCTCATCGGCACCGGCCTCAAGCGGCAGGAAGCCTATGAAATGGTTCAGAAAGTGGCCATGCGTTGCTGGGCAGGCCGCATCCAATTCGAGGATGAAGTGCGTAACGATGCGGAAGTAAACAAACATCTTGTTTCTAACGACCTTGACGAAGCTTTCGACCCCTCGTATTACAAACGATATGAGGATGTGGTTTTCAGCCGCGTCTTTGGGGGGAAGTAG
- a CDS encoding L,D-transpeptidase family protein: protein MRVAIIVLIILMTVSAACAEGWAPVLSSHAYGPERIIAVDKQSQELIMLERKSPLHEVRRFPCTTGQSLGDKSEEGDLRTPEGIYFVGGRINRKLDWGLYGNIAYSLNYPNPIDRIKGKTGSGIWLHGRGKTFLPRDTLGCVALKVPDMERVAMEAAFGTPVVIANDLDWSSEPGESEVTALTLAKKLESWATDWGNKDEAFFAYYDAESIESSEGLVFTNFENHKRNIFASQPWIQVMVDNVRAIPGPGYWVTWFDQYYRAPGIASTTGKRFYWLRDADGEWRIAGREYTPASEQLDAKYLAAKSEEVREVVESWRTAWLSADVEAYKNFYVSQADQGGRKGATNIADYKKTLWDKTPPVKLEVDGLKVALHPRGLKVAFDQVFEDASGYGDAGRKTLVLIPDGGTWKIGSEEWRRGR, encoded by the coding sequence ATGCGTGTAGCAATCATTGTTCTGATTATCTTGATGACTGTGAGCGCGGCCTGTGCAGAGGGCTGGGCGCCGGTGCTTTCGTCCCATGCGTATGGCCCGGAGCGGATCATTGCCGTGGACAAGCAGTCTCAGGAATTGATCATGCTGGAACGCAAGTCGCCCTTGCACGAGGTTCGCCGCTTCCCGTGCACCACGGGACAGTCCCTCGGAGACAAGAGCGAGGAAGGCGATCTGCGCACCCCCGAAGGTATCTACTTCGTGGGGGGCCGCATCAATCGGAAGCTCGATTGGGGTCTCTACGGCAACATAGCGTATTCCTTGAATTATCCAAATCCAATAGATCGGATCAAGGGCAAGACCGGCAGCGGCATCTGGCTGCATGGTCGGGGCAAGACCTTTCTTCCGAGGGACACGCTGGGCTGCGTGGCGCTCAAGGTGCCGGACATGGAGCGCGTGGCCATGGAGGCCGCCTTCGGCACCCCTGTGGTCATTGCCAACGATCTGGACTGGTCTTCGGAGCCGGGCGAGAGCGAGGTCACGGCCCTGACCCTGGCCAAGAAGCTGGAAAGCTGGGCAACGGACTGGGGCAATAAGGACGAGGCTTTTTTTGCCTACTACGATGCCGAATCCATAGAATCGTCCGAAGGGTTGGTCTTCACGAATTTCGAGAACCACAAGCGGAACATTTTTGCGTCCCAGCCATGGATTCAGGTCATGGTCGACAATGTCCGGGCTATCCCCGGGCCCGGCTACTGGGTGACCTGGTTCGATCAGTATTATCGTGCTCCGGGAATAGCTTCGACCACCGGCAAGCGGTTTTACTGGCTCCGGGACGCGGATGGAGAATGGCGTATTGCCGGGCGCGAATACACCCCGGCGTCGGAACAGCTGGATGCCAAATACCTGGCCGCCAAGTCCGAAGAGGTCCGGGAGGTGGTGGAGTCATGGCGAACTGCCTGGCTGTCCGCCGATGTGGAAGCCTACAAGAACTTCTATGTCTCCCAGGCCGATCAGGGGGGGAGAAAGGGCGCAACCAACATTGCTGATTACAAAAAGACATTGTGGGACAAGACGCCTCCTGTTAAGCTTGAAGTTGATGGCCTGAAAGTGGCTTTGCACCCAAGGGGACTCAAGGTGGCCTTTGATCAGGTGTTTGAAGACGCCAGCGGATATGGCGATGCAGGCCGCAAGACCCTGGTCCTGATTCCGGACGGCGGTACCTGGAAAATCGGAAGTGAGGAGTGGAGACGAGGAAGATGA
- a CDS encoding sigma-54 dependent transcriptional regulator — protein sequence MSKKIDIPTILVVDDDENILQVLEARLLSSGLTPLLADRAETALEMLAYEPVDLIISDVKMPGMGGQGLLKEVMENWPHIPIIMLTAHGTIPDAVGSIQAGAADYLTKPFDGKELVRRVRARLEERRTTAPSSGKSIDAAPTGHSPAAVNGLLGGKAPSMARFLELLERVARSTALVLLFGESGTGKEKAARRLHDASPRADGPFVVVDCGSTQPTLLESELFGHVKGSFTHAVKDKKGLIEAADGGTLFLDEIGNISPDMQTRLLRFLQEGTIRRVGDNAERSVTCRVVAATNANLPHMVAQGQFREDLYYRLKVVTLTIPPLRERKEDIPALAKGFVAELCAHQERPPVVISSGAMDILTTHPWPGNVRELKNTLEAALVFCRGDTIQADDLNIEEPPAGSPAARVHGLSLEDSEREAIIHALDASKGVKKVAADRLGISRRAIHYKIKKYGIDNTEA from the coding sequence ATGAGCAAAAAAATTGACATCCCGACCATCCTGGTGGTGGACGATGACGAGAATATCCTCCAGGTGCTTGAGGCCAGACTCCTTTCCTCGGGCCTGACCCCCCTGCTGGCCGACCGGGCTGAAACCGCCCTTGAAATGTTGGCCTATGAGCCCGTGGATCTGATCATATCCGACGTGAAGATGCCGGGCATGGGCGGCCAGGGATTGCTCAAGGAAGTGATGGAAAACTGGCCGCACATTCCCATCATCATGCTCACGGCCCATGGGACCATCCCCGATGCGGTCGGGTCCATCCAGGCCGGTGCCGCCGACTACCTGACCAAGCCCTTTGACGGCAAGGAGCTGGTACGCCGGGTCAGGGCCAGGCTGGAAGAACGCCGAACCACGGCCCCAAGCAGCGGGAAATCGATTGATGCGGCCCCGACCGGACATTCTCCGGCCGCTGTAAACGGCTTGCTGGGCGGCAAAGCCCCGTCCATGGCCCGGTTCCTGGAATTGCTCGAACGCGTGGCCCGGTCCACGGCCCTGGTCCTATTGTTCGGCGAGTCCGGCACAGGCAAGGAAAAGGCGGCGCGAAGACTGCATGACGCCAGCCCCCGCGCCGACGGGCCGTTCGTTGTGGTGGACTGCGGCTCGACCCAGCCCACGTTGCTGGAGAGCGAACTATTCGGACATGTCAAGGGATCCTTCACCCACGCGGTCAAGGACAAGAAAGGACTGATCGAAGCGGCGGACGGCGGCACCCTGTTTCTGGACGAGATCGGCAACATTTCCCCGGACATGCAGACCAGGTTACTCCGTTTTCTACAGGAGGGCACCATTCGACGGGTGGGAGACAATGCCGAACGATCAGTGACCTGCCGAGTCGTTGCCGCCACCAATGCGAACCTGCCGCACATGGTCGCCCAAGGCCAATTCCGCGAAGACCTCTACTACCGGCTCAAGGTCGTCACCCTGACCATCCCACCCCTGCGCGAGCGCAAGGAGGACATTCCCGCCCTGGCAAAAGGATTTGTTGCCGAATTGTGCGCCCATCAGGAACGCCCTCCAGTGGTCATCTCTTCAGGCGCCATGGACATCCTGACCACCCACCCATGGCCCGGCAACGTCCGCGAACTGAAGAACACCCTGGAGGCCGCCCTGGTCTTCTGTCGGGGAGACACCATCCAGGCCGATGATCTCAACATCGAGGAGCCTCCTGCCGGTTCACCCGCAGCCAGAGTCCACGGCCTGTCTCTGGAAGACAGCGAACGGGAGGCCATCATCCATGCTCTGGATGCGTCAAAAGGCGTCAAGAAGGTGGCTGCAGACCGGCTCGGCATCAGCCGCAGGGCCATTCACTACAAAATCAAGAAATACGGAATCGACAATACAGAGGCATAG